One stretch of Streptomyces sp. NBC_00443 DNA includes these proteins:
- a CDS encoding PadR family transcriptional regulator: MSAIRLLVLGAVRQHGRAHGYQVRNDLEFWGAHEWSNAKPGSIYHALKQMAKQGLLHAHEIAPSTAGGPPRTEYEITQQGTEEYLGLVRQYLTAYDQRPDMLTAALGFMVDLDREEVLALLEERVRSIEGWRKAVTEYYTPEEGPAQLGHIGEIMNFWVHSADTGAEWTRGLIERIRGGAYTFSGEGDPFVGILADDQENPYATGERHPEDQD, from the coding sequence ATGTCAGCGATCCGTCTTCTCGTGCTCGGCGCGGTCCGGCAGCACGGGCGTGCCCATGGGTACCAGGTGCGCAACGACCTGGAGTTCTGGGGCGCGCACGAGTGGTCCAACGCCAAGCCCGGTTCGATCTATCACGCCCTGAAGCAGATGGCGAAGCAGGGGCTGCTGCACGCCCACGAGATCGCGCCGTCCACGGCCGGCGGGCCGCCGCGCACGGAGTACGAGATCACGCAGCAGGGCACCGAGGAATACCTCGGGCTGGTGCGGCAGTACCTCACGGCCTACGACCAGCGTCCGGACATGCTCACCGCCGCGCTCGGCTTCATGGTCGACCTGGACCGCGAGGAGGTCCTCGCCCTCCTGGAGGAGCGGGTGCGCAGCATCGAAGGGTGGCGCAAGGCCGTCACCGAGTACTACACGCCCGAGGAGGGCCCCGCCCAGCTCGGCCACATCGGCGAGATCATGAACTTCTGGGTCCACTCCGCCGACACCGGCGCCGAGTGGACCCGCGGTCTGATCGAACGTATCCGAGGCGGCGCCTACACCTTCTCCGGTGAGGGCGATCCGTTCGTCGGGATCCTTGCCGACGACCAGGAGAACCCGTACGCGACCGGGGAGCGGCACCCCGAGGATCAGGACTGA
- a CDS encoding aldehyde dehydrogenase family protein → MSSYFTDLAQQYIDGEWRPGTGSWDIIDFNPYDGEKLASITIATVDEVDDAYQAAARAQKQWGATNPYARRAVFEKALRLIEDREQEITEVIIAELGGTRLKAAFELHLAKEFLREAVHLALRPEGKIIPSPIDGKENRVYRVPVGVVGVISPFNFPFLLSIKSVAPALALGNGVVLKPHQNTPICGGSLVAKIFEDAGLPAGLLNVVITDIAEIGDAFIEHPVPKVISFTGSDKVGRHVATVCASLFKRSVLELGGNSALVVLDDADIDYAVDAAVFSRYVHQGQVCMAANRVLVDRSIADEFTEKFVAKVKTLKAGDPRDPETVIGPVINSSQAEAISATVEQAIAEGATALVHGTTTDNLVEPSVLTGLPADSPLLKQEAFGPVAFLVPFDGEEEAVRLVNDTPYGLSGAVHTGNIERGVAFAKQIDTGMFHVNDGTVHDEPIVPFGGEKHSGLGRLNGETMLDAFTTTKWISVQHGRSGFPF, encoded by the coding sequence ATGTCGTCCTACTTCACCGACCTGGCTCAGCAGTACATCGACGGTGAGTGGCGCCCGGGCACAGGCTCCTGGGACATCATCGACTTCAACCCGTACGACGGGGAGAAGCTGGCGTCGATCACGATAGCCACGGTTGACGAAGTGGACGACGCCTACCAGGCCGCCGCCCGTGCCCAGAAGCAGTGGGGCGCCACCAATCCTTACGCCCGCCGTGCCGTCTTCGAGAAGGCGCTGCGCCTGATAGAGGACCGCGAGCAGGAGATCACCGAGGTGATCATCGCCGAGCTCGGCGGCACCCGGCTGAAGGCGGCCTTCGAGCTCCACCTCGCCAAGGAGTTCCTGCGCGAGGCGGTTCACCTGGCCCTGCGCCCCGAGGGCAAGATCATCCCGTCGCCGATCGACGGCAAGGAGAACCGCGTCTACCGCGTCCCGGTCGGCGTCGTGGGCGTCATCAGCCCCTTCAACTTCCCCTTCCTCCTCTCGATCAAGTCGGTCGCCCCGGCCCTCGCGCTCGGCAACGGCGTCGTGCTGAAGCCGCACCAGAACACCCCGATCTGCGGTGGCTCCCTGGTGGCGAAGATCTTCGAGGACGCGGGCCTGCCCGCCGGTCTCCTCAACGTCGTCATCACGGACATAGCCGAGATCGGCGACGCCTTCATCGAGCACCCCGTCCCGAAGGTCATCTCCTTCACCGGCTCCGACAAGGTCGGCCGCCATGTCGCCACCGTCTGCGCCTCGCTCTTCAAGCGCTCGGTCCTCGAACTCGGCGGCAACAGCGCGCTGGTGGTCCTGGACGACGCCGACATCGACTACGCGGTCGACGCGGCGGTCTTCAGCCGTTACGTCCACCAGGGCCAGGTCTGCATGGCCGCGAACCGCGTCCTCGTGGACCGCTCGATCGCGGACGAGTTCACCGAGAAGTTCGTCGCCAAGGTGAAGACCCTGAAGGCCGGCGACCCGCGCGACCCGGAGACCGTCATCGGCCCGGTCATCAACTCCTCCCAGGCGGAGGCCATTTCGGCCACCGTCGAGCAGGCGATCGCCGAGGGTGCGACGGCCCTGGTGCACGGCACGACGACGGACAACCTGGTCGAGCCGTCCGTTCTCACCGGCCTCCCGGCCGACTCGCCCCTGCTGAAGCAGGAGGCCTTCGGTCCGGTGGCCTTCCTCGTCCCGTTCGACGGTGAGGAGGAGGCCGTACGCCTCGTCAACGACACCCCGTACGGCCTCAGCGGCGCCGTCCACACCGGCAACATCGAGCGGGGCGTCGCGTTCGCCAAGCAGATCGACACCGGCATGTTCCACGTCAACGACGGCACCGTCCACGACGAGCCGATCGTCCCCTTCGGCGGCGAGAAGCACTCCGGCCTCGGCCGGCTGAACGGCGAGACGATGCTGGACGCGTTCACCACGACGAAGTGGATCTCGGTGCAGCACGGCAGGAGCGGCTTCCCGTTCTGA
- a CDS encoding helix-turn-helix domain-containing protein: protein MLLGSQLRRLREARGITREAAGYSIRASESKISRMELGRVSFKTRDVEDLLTLYGITDEQERASLLSLAREANVAGWWHSYSDVLPSWFPTYVGLEGAASLIRAYEVQFVHGLLQTEAYARAVVRRGMKGASKADVEKRVALRLERQKYLDDERAPEFHIILDEAALRRPYGDREVMRGQLQHLIEISERPNVRLQIMPFGFGGHSGESGAFTLLSFPESDLSDVVYLEQLTSALYLDKHEDVAQYEKALKELQQDSPGPDESRDLLRGLLQLS from the coding sequence ATGCTGCTCGGCTCGCAACTGAGGCGACTGCGGGAAGCGCGCGGGATCACGCGCGAGGCGGCGGGTTACTCGATCCGCGCCTCCGAGTCGAAGATCAGCCGGATGGAGCTGGGCCGGGTGAGCTTCAAGACGCGTGACGTCGAAGACCTGCTGACGCTCTACGGCATCACGGACGAGCAGGAGCGCGCTTCGCTCCTCTCCCTCGCCCGCGAGGCCAACGTCGCGGGCTGGTGGCACAGTTACTCCGACGTCCTGCCCAGCTGGTTCCCCACATACGTCGGCCTGGAGGGCGCGGCGAGCCTCATCCGCGCGTACGAAGTGCAGTTCGTGCACGGCCTGTTGCAGACCGAGGCGTATGCCCGCGCGGTCGTCAGGCGCGGGATGAAGGGTGCGAGCAAGGCCGACGTCGAAAAGCGTGTGGCGCTGCGCCTGGAGCGGCAGAAGTACCTCGACGACGAGAGGGCCCCCGAGTTCCACATCATCCTGGACGAGGCCGCCCTGCGCCGTCCGTACGGTGACCGCGAGGTGATGCGCGGCCAGCTCCAGCACCTGATCGAGATCTCCGAGCGCCCCAACGTACGGCTGCAGATCATGCCGTTCGGTTTCGGCGGCCACTCCGGCGAGTCCGGTGCCTTCACCCTCCTCAGCTTCCCCGAGTCCGACCTGTCGGACGTCGTCTATCTGGAGCAGCTCACCAGCGCGCTCTATCTCGACAAGCACGAGGACGTCGCCCAGTACGAGAAGGCGCTGAAGGAACTCCAGCAGGACAGCCCCGGTCCGGACGAGAGCCGGGATCTTCTCCGGGGTCTCCTTCAACTCTCTTGA
- a CDS encoding ATP-binding protein, with protein sequence MLEPLRQGLPPLDPAAVSNAASCALPARYEAVREARRFTRRTLDQWELGERFDDVCLVVSELVTNALRHALPAGAQRVHDQVPPVRLHLMRWTERLVCAVRDPSHDSPIARDSDDFSAESGRGLFLVDSFSDSWGWHPLAGALNGKVVWALFRLPAPQGGSGAAE encoded by the coding sequence ATGCTCGAGCCGTTACGGCAGGGCCTTCCGCCGCTTGATCCCGCAGCCGTCTCCAACGCCGCCTCCTGCGCACTGCCCGCCCGCTACGAAGCGGTGCGCGAGGCTCGTAGGTTCACGCGCCGCACCCTGGATCAGTGGGAGCTGGGCGAACGCTTCGACGATGTGTGCCTCGTGGTCTCGGAGTTGGTGACCAACGCGCTGCGGCACGCTCTGCCGGCTGGTGCGCAGCGGGTGCACGACCAGGTGCCGCCGGTGCGGCTGCATCTGATGCGGTGGACCGAGCGGCTGGTGTGCGCGGTGCGCGATCCCAGCCATGACAGTCCCATCGCGCGCGATTCCGACGACTTTTCGGCGGAGTCGGGGCGCGGGCTGTTCCTTGTGGACTCCTTCAGCGACAGCTGGGGGTGGCATCCGCTGGCAGGGGCGCTCAACGGGAAGGTGGTGTGGGCGCTGTTTCGGCTCCCGGCGCCGCAGGGGGGTTCCGGGGCAGCGGAATGA
- a CDS encoding DUF397 domain-containing protein, with protein MAATDLNGVAWQKSRHSNSQGSCVEFARLPGGDVAVRNSRFPDGPALVYTRAEIEAMLLGIKDGEFDHLVAG; from the coding sequence ATGGCAGCCACGGATCTGAACGGGGTGGCCTGGCAGAAGAGCAGGCACAGCAACTCGCAAGGCTCTTGCGTGGAGTTCGCGAGGCTCCCGGGCGGCGACGTCGCCGTGCGCAACTCGCGCTTTCCGGACGGCCCGGCGCTCGTCTACACCCGCGCCGAGATCGAGGCGATGCTCCTGGGCATCAAGGACGGTGAGTTCGACCACCTGGTGGCGGGCTGA
- the rpsR gene encoding 30S ribosomal protein S18 — protein sequence MPRKPDRKPVKSRPNPLDQAGITYIDYKDTDLLRRFLSDRGKIRSRRVTRVTAQQQRDLATAIKNAREMALLPYATR from the coding sequence ATGCCCCGCAAGCCCGACCGCAAGCCCGTGAAGTCCCGCCCCAACCCCCTGGACCAGGCCGGCATCACCTACATCGACTACAAGGACACGGACCTCCTGCGCCGGTTCCTCTCCGACCGAGGCAAGATCCGCAGCCGCCGCGTCACCCGAGTAACGGCCCAACAGCAACGAGACCTGGCAACAGCCATCAAGAACGCAAGGGAAATGGCCCTGCTCCCGTACGCCACCCGCTGA